A genomic stretch from Halorhodospira halophila SL1 includes:
- the pgi gene encoding glucose-6-phosphate isomerase — protein MTTALTHSPVWQELLGHDDTEHAGALLGADPGRVERYCLHHEDLRVDLSRHPVTDSTWERLLRLAEERGVPGRIEALFSGASVNESEGRPALHTALRSRPDASIHVDGEDVIPAVYEELQRMAAFVEALRSGDVRGYDGRPLRHVVNIGIGGSEAGVTMAHQALADGDEPLRLHTVSGVDGRELAAVWGRIDPAETLFCVASKSFSTLETLTNARTAWAWLEAEAGRPVPEQFVGISANESAMADFGIPAERRFRIWEWVGGRYSLPSTMGLPLAAVIGMERFNELRRGMRAMDEHFRSAPAAQNIPLLLGLLGVWQISLRGATGHVVLPYHPGLRRLPAYLQQLDMESLGKSVTRDGQPVDYPTGTSCWGEVGINGQHSFFQWLHQGTGRVIAEFLVPVEEGGLPERHAGLNLASALGQVQALCQGQAPQGSGPEAEHHRYEGGRPVTLILFRRLDAYTLGRLLALHEHRVFVQASLWGINPFDQWGVELGKRVAKGLAPVARGEAPPPAEADAATRQALRWAGCWGAGESSDGTGV, from the coding sequence ATGACGACTGCGCTGACGCACTCCCCGGTCTGGCAGGAACTGCTTGGCCACGATGACACCGAACACGCAGGTGCGCTCCTGGGGGCCGATCCGGGGCGCGTCGAGCGCTACTGCCTGCACCACGAAGACCTGCGCGTCGATCTCTCCCGGCACCCGGTGACCGATTCCACCTGGGAGCGGCTGCTGCGCCTAGCCGAGGAGCGCGGCGTCCCCGGGCGCATCGAGGCGTTGTTCTCGGGGGCGTCCGTCAACGAGTCCGAGGGGCGGCCTGCGCTGCATACGGCGCTGCGCAGCAGGCCCGATGCCTCCATCCATGTGGATGGCGAAGACGTGATCCCGGCCGTCTACGAGGAGCTGCAGCGCATGGCTGCCTTCGTCGAGGCCCTGCGCAGTGGCGATGTGCGCGGCTACGACGGTCGGCCCCTGCGCCACGTGGTGAACATCGGCATCGGTGGCTCGGAGGCCGGCGTCACCATGGCCCATCAGGCCCTGGCCGACGGTGATGAACCCCTGCGGCTCCATACCGTATCCGGGGTGGACGGGCGCGAGCTGGCCGCTGTGTGGGGGCGGATCGACCCGGCCGAAACCCTCTTCTGCGTGGCCTCCAAGTCCTTCTCCACCCTGGAGACCCTCACCAATGCCCGGACCGCGTGGGCGTGGCTGGAGGCGGAGGCCGGGCGGCCGGTGCCAGAGCAGTTCGTGGGCATCTCGGCGAACGAGTCGGCCATGGCCGATTTCGGGATTCCCGCCGAGCGGCGGTTCCGGATCTGGGAGTGGGTCGGTGGTCGCTACTCCCTGCCGTCAACCATGGGGCTGCCGCTGGCGGCGGTGATCGGTATGGAGCGCTTCAACGAGCTGCGCCGCGGCATGCGTGCCATGGATGAGCACTTCCGGAGCGCGCCGGCGGCGCAGAATATCCCTTTGCTGCTCGGGCTCCTCGGGGTCTGGCAGATCAGCCTCCGCGGCGCCACCGGGCACGTCGTGTTGCCGTATCACCCGGGGCTGCGCCGGCTTCCGGCCTACCTACAGCAGCTGGACATGGAAAGCCTGGGCAAGTCGGTTACCCGCGATGGGCAGCCGGTGGACTACCCCACCGGGACCAGCTGCTGGGGCGAGGTGGGGATCAACGGCCAGCACTCGTTCTTTCAGTGGCTGCATCAGGGCACCGGTCGGGTCATCGCCGAGTTCCTCGTGCCGGTGGAGGAGGGCGGCCTGCCCGAGCGGCACGCCGGGCTGAACCTGGCGAGCGCCCTGGGCCAGGTCCAGGCGCTGTGCCAGGGGCAGGCGCCGCAGGGGAGCGGGCCGGAGGCCGAGCACCACCGCTACGAGGGCGGCCGACCGGTGACGCTCATCCTTTTCCGGCGGCTCGACGCCTATACACTCGGGCGCCTGCTGGCCCTGCACGAGCATCGCGTGTTCGTCCAGGCGAGCCTTTGGGGGATCAATCCCTTCGATCAGTGGGGCGTCGAGCTGGGCAAGCGGGTGGCCAAGGGGTTGGCCCCGGTTGCCCGCGGCGAGGCGCCACCGCCCGCCGAGGCGGATGCCGCGACCCGTCAGGCCCTGCGTTGGGCGGGGTGTTGGGGCGCTGGCGAGTCGTCCGACGGGACGGGTGTTTGA
- a CDS encoding NAD-dependent epimerase encodes MRILVTGVAGFIGMHCARQLIEAGHQVVGIDNLNDYYDVTLKEARLDELRRCEGDFYFARVDLADSAGVDALFREGRFDRVIHLAAQAGVRYSLENPRAYIDSNLVGFGNILEGCRHHDTGHLVYASSSSVYGANTRMPFSVHDNVDHPVSLYAATKKSNELMAHTYAHLYGLPVTGLRFFTVYGPWGRPDMAPFKFTRSILAGEPIEVYNYGRMRRDFTYIDDIVDGVLRVMDTLPEPDPEFSTDAPDPARSNAPYRVYNIGNHRPVALEDFIAALEDACGRKAQRHELPMQPGDVAETYADIDDLTAATGWHPQTAIEQGLPQFVAWYRAFYGV; translated from the coding sequence GTGCGAATCCTCGTCACCGGCGTGGCCGGTTTCATCGGCATGCACTGCGCCCGGCAGCTGATCGAGGCGGGCCATCAAGTCGTCGGAATCGATAATCTCAACGACTACTACGACGTAACCCTCAAGGAGGCGCGCCTGGACGAGCTGCGCCGCTGCGAGGGGGATTTCTACTTCGCCCGCGTAGACCTCGCCGATTCCGCCGGCGTCGACGCCCTCTTCCGCGAGGGGCGCTTCGACCGCGTCATCCATCTGGCCGCCCAGGCCGGCGTGCGCTATTCCCTGGAGAATCCGCGGGCGTACATCGACAGCAATCTGGTGGGCTTCGGCAACATCCTGGAGGGGTGCCGTCACCACGACACCGGGCACCTGGTCTACGCCTCTTCGAGTTCAGTCTACGGCGCCAACACGCGTATGCCGTTCTCGGTCCACGACAACGTCGATCACCCGGTGTCGCTCTACGCGGCCACCAAGAAGTCCAACGAGCTGATGGCGCACACCTACGCCCACCTCTACGGTCTGCCCGTCACCGGTCTGCGCTTCTTCACCGTCTACGGCCCCTGGGGGCGTCCGGACATGGCGCCGTTCAAGTTTACGCGGTCGATCCTCGCCGGAGAGCCTATCGAGGTCTACAACTACGGCCGCATGCGCCGCGACTTCACCTACATCGACGATATCGTCGACGGGGTGCTGCGCGTGATGGACACCCTGCCGGAGCCGGATCCGGAGTTCTCCACCGATGCCCCGGATCCGGCGCGCAGCAACGCGCCCTACCGCGTCTACAATATCGGCAACCATCGGCCTGTGGCGCTCGAGGACTTCATCGCCGCCCTGGAGGACGCCTGCGGGCGGAAGGCGCAGCGGCACGAGCTGCCCATGCAGCCAGGAGACGTCGCCGAGACCTACGCCGACATCGACGATCTGACCGCCGCGACGGGGTGGCACCCGCAGACGGCCATCGAGCAGGGTTTACCGCAGTTCGTGGCTTGGTATCGAGCGTTTTACGGGGTCTGA
- the ssb gene encoding single-stranded DNA-binding protein — MASRGVNKVILIGNLGRDPEVRYTASGSAVANVALATSDTWRDRQTGEQQERTEWHRVVMFNRLGEIAGEYLRKGSKVYIEGRLQTRKWQDQNGQDRYTTEIVANEMQMLDSRGGGGGAAPMGGGGDQRPAQAPAGDAGGGSGGGGMQEAPADFDDDIPF, encoded by the coding sequence ATGGCCAGCAGAGGCGTCAACAAGGTCATCCTGATCGGCAACCTGGGGAGGGACCCCGAGGTCCGTTACACCGCGTCGGGCAGCGCGGTGGCCAACGTCGCCCTGGCGACCTCGGACACCTGGCGCGACCGTCAGACCGGTGAACAGCAGGAGCGCACCGAGTGGCATCGCGTGGTCATGTTCAACCGCCTCGGCGAGATCGCCGGCGAGTACCTGCGCAAGGGCAGCAAGGTCTACATTGAAGGCCGCCTGCAGACGCGCAAATGGCAGGACCAGAACGGCCAGGACCGGTACACCACGGAGATCGTCGCCAACGAGATGCAGATGCTCGACAGCCGCGGCGGTGGGGGCGGTGCCGCGCCCATGGGCGGCGGCGGCGACCAGCGCCCGGCTCAGGCCCCGGCCGGCGACGCCGGTGGTGGCAGTGGCGGCGGCGGCATGCAGGAAGCCCCGGCGGATTTCGACGACGATATCCCATTCTGA
- a CDS encoding class I SAM-dependent methyltransferase: MRSAVYDALILRLTARWYAEVLERLPEGAHVLDVGVGTAGALLANAERVRERDQRVTGIDIDGDYIERARQRVAASVLAERVALHHESVYDHDGGPYDAVYFSASFMLLPEPERALRHCARLLRPGGCLLFTQTIQRRRAPWLERLKPMLRRMTSIDFGRVTYEETFRAQIRAGGLELEAWETLAEHAGRASCLVVARPAGG, translated from the coding sequence ATCCGCAGCGCTGTTTACGACGCCCTGATCCTTCGCCTCACCGCCCGCTGGTACGCCGAGGTGCTCGAGCGGCTGCCCGAGGGGGCGCATGTGCTGGATGTGGGTGTGGGGACGGCGGGGGCCCTGCTGGCCAACGCTGAGCGGGTCCGGGAGCGGGATCAGCGGGTAACCGGCATCGACATCGATGGGGACTATATCGAGCGGGCCCGCCAGCGGGTTGCGGCCTCGGTCCTGGCCGAGCGGGTCGCCCTGCACCACGAATCGGTCTACGACCACGACGGTGGGCCGTACGATGCCGTCTACTTCTCGGCCAGCTTCATGCTCTTGCCCGAACCGGAGCGGGCCCTGCGCCACTGCGCCAGGCTCCTGCGCCCGGGAGGGTGCCTGCTCTTTACCCAGACCATCCAGCGGCGGCGGGCGCCGTGGCTGGAGCGCCTCAAGCCGATGCTCAGGCGGATGACCAGCATCGACTTCGGGCGGGTCACTTATGAGGAGACGTTCCGGGCGCAGATCCGCGCCGGCGGTCTGGAGCTGGAGGCCTGGGAGACCCTCGCCGAGCACGCCGGGCGGGCCTCCTGTCTGGTGGTGGCCCGCCCGGCTGGCGGCTAG
- a CDS encoding UDP-glucose dehydrogenase family protein has translation MKVTIFGSGYVGLVTGTCFADAGNDVVCVDIDAERVAQLQRGEVPIYEPGLDEMLSFNQEEGRLRFTTNAAEGVHHGLFQFIAVGTPSDEDGSADLQHVLAVARTIGQHMDDYRVVVDKSTVPVGTADRVRAAVGEELAARGEQLEYDVVSNPEFLKEGAAIDDFVKPDRIIIGSDNPRTGELMKALYAPFNRSHDRLIAMDVRSAELTKYASNAMLATKISFMNELSNLAERLGADIEQVRVGMGSDPRIGYHFIYPGCGYGGSCFPKDVKALTHTAHEYGYQPELLEAVESVNARQKQVLVHRLHAHFGEDLGGRTFGLWGLAFKPNTDDMREAPSRVVMEALWEAGARVQAYDPEAMDEAERIYGNRQDLELCDNLYDAVEDADALIVCTEWQVFRSPDFERIRDALRQPVVFDGRNVYPPSMMEALGFTYYGMGRGESIRRPL, from the coding sequence ATGAAGGTCACGATCTTCGGCAGCGGCTACGTGGGTCTGGTTACCGGGACCTGCTTCGCCGATGCCGGCAACGACGTTGTCTGTGTCGATATCGACGCGGAGCGCGTCGCGCAGTTGCAGCGCGGTGAGGTCCCCATCTACGAGCCGGGGCTCGACGAGATGCTCTCCTTCAACCAGGAGGAGGGGCGGCTGCGCTTTACCACCAATGCCGCCGAGGGGGTGCACCACGGCCTGTTCCAGTTCATCGCCGTGGGCACGCCTTCGGACGAGGATGGCTCGGCGGACCTGCAGCATGTACTCGCTGTGGCCCGGACCATCGGCCAGCACATGGATGACTACCGGGTGGTCGTCGATAAGTCCACCGTGCCCGTGGGCACCGCGGACCGGGTGCGCGCCGCGGTGGGCGAGGAGCTGGCCGCCCGCGGCGAGCAGCTGGAGTACGACGTCGTCTCCAACCCTGAGTTCCTCAAGGAAGGGGCGGCCATCGACGACTTCGTCAAGCCCGACCGCATCATCATCGGCAGCGACAACCCGCGCACCGGCGAGCTCATGAAGGCGCTCTACGCGCCGTTCAATCGTAGCCACGACCGGCTGATCGCCATGGATGTGCGCTCTGCGGAGCTGACCAAGTACGCCTCCAATGCCATGTTGGCGACCAAGATCAGCTTCATGAACGAGCTCTCCAACCTGGCCGAGCGCCTGGGTGCCGATATCGAGCAGGTACGGGTGGGGATGGGGTCGGATCCGCGCATCGGCTACCACTTCATTTATCCGGGGTGTGGCTACGGCGGCTCCTGCTTCCCCAAGGATGTCAAGGCGCTGACCCACACGGCGCACGAGTACGGGTATCAGCCCGAGTTGCTCGAGGCGGTGGAGAGCGTCAACGCCCGGCAGAAGCAGGTGCTGGTTCATCGTCTGCACGCACACTTTGGCGAGGACCTGGGCGGGCGGACCTTCGGGCTCTGGGGGTTGGCCTTCAAGCCGAACACCGACGACATGCGTGAAGCCCCCAGTCGTGTCGTCATGGAGGCGCTCTGGGAAGCCGGGGCGCGGGTCCAGGCCTACGACCCCGAGGCGATGGACGAGGCCGAACGGATCTACGGCAACCGGCAGGATCTGGAACTCTGCGACAACCTCTACGACGCCGTGGAGGACGCCGACGCGCTGATCGTCTGTACCGAGTGGCAGGTCTTCCGCAGCCCCGACTTCGAGCGCATCCGGGACGCGCTGCGCCAGCCGGTGGTCTTCGATGGGCGCAATGTCTACCCGCCTTCGATGATGGAGGCGCTCGGTTTTACCTACTACGGTATGGGCCGGGGCGAGAGTATTCGTCGCCCCCTCTGA
- a CDS encoding metal ABC transporter solute-binding protein, Zn/Mn family, whose amino-acid sequence MNDTNRLREPGTPGGRRGWQAGRSRRWVLALAVAVALTPSAAAAEGPLRIAATFTILADLVEQVGGDRVAVSSLTPVDAEVHEWELQPRNFRDLERADGVFYNGYDLEQWMRQVRATAGDQVPVVAVAERSGHDTLPIRIGDFEGDPDPHLWMDPRAVQGYVSAIRDALIELDPKGEGVYRDNAAAYQEELETLFTQIGEKLEAVPEAQRFLVTSEAAFPYFAEAFGFEHDGIWGTNAEQEGSPRQIMRVIDRVREWQPGAVFWESTISDRHVRSVADETGVEIAGPLYVDSLSGADGPAADYLQMMRHNAETIVGALAE is encoded by the coding sequence ATGAACGACACAAACAGACTGAGGGAGCCGGGTACGCCTGGGGGCAGGCGTGGCTGGCAGGCGGGCCGCTCTAGGCGCTGGGTCCTGGCGCTGGCTGTGGCGGTGGCGTTGACGCCGTCGGCCGCTGCGGCGGAGGGGCCGCTCCGCATTGCCGCCACGTTCACCATCCTGGCCGATCTGGTTGAACAGGTCGGCGGGGACCGGGTGGCCGTCAGCAGCCTGACCCCGGTGGACGCCGAGGTCCACGAGTGGGAGTTGCAGCCGCGCAACTTCCGGGATCTTGAGCGCGCCGATGGGGTCTTCTATAACGGCTACGATCTGGAGCAGTGGATGCGCCAGGTGCGCGCCACCGCGGGCGATCAGGTGCCGGTGGTTGCCGTGGCCGAGCGCTCGGGGCACGACACCCTGCCGATCCGTATCGGCGATTTCGAGGGCGACCCGGATCCGCACCTGTGGATGGATCCGCGGGCGGTCCAGGGCTACGTCAGCGCCATCCGTGACGCCCTGATCGAGCTCGACCCCAAGGGGGAGGGCGTCTACCGCGACAATGCTGCGGCCTATCAGGAAGAGCTGGAGACCCTCTTTACGCAGATCGGCGAAAAACTCGAGGCAGTCCCCGAGGCGCAGCGCTTCCTGGTCACCAGCGAGGCGGCCTTCCCTTACTTTGCAGAGGCCTTCGGCTTCGAGCACGACGGGATCTGGGGCACCAACGCCGAGCAGGAGGGTTCGCCCCGACAGATCATGCGGGTCATCGACCGGGTCCGGGAGTGGCAGCCCGGGGCGGTGTTCTGGGAGAGCACCATCTCGGATCGCCATGTGCGTTCGGTGGCCGATGAGACCGGTGTCGAGATCGCCGGCCCCCTCTACGTCGATTCGCTCAGCGGGGCGGACGGCCCGGCGGCTGATTACCTGCAGATGATGCGCCACAACGCCGAGACCATCGTGGGCGCGCTGGCCGAGTAA
- the uvrA gene encoding excinuclease ABC subunit UvrA: MDHIRIRGARTHNLDNLDIDIPRNCLVVITGPSGSGKSSLAFDTLYAEGQRRYVESLSAYARQFLSMMDKPDVDHIEGLSPAISVEQKSASHNPRSTVGTVTEIHDYLRLLFARAGIPYCPEHQVALEASTVSEMVDRILAEPEGSKMMLLAPLVDGSPGEHRRTLEQLRSQGYLRVRIDGQVVELDPLPQLDGDSAHDIEAVIDRFRVRDDLAGRLADSIETALRIGEGVVRVAWMDEPEREALVFSAQHACPECGHAVEPLEPRMFSFNNPQGACPTCDGLGTQHFFDPERVVSRPQLTPAEGAIRGWDRRNLYYFAILQGLAAHYGFSLETPWADLPESTRHCILYGSGDEEIVFHYPGRNGHTERVHPFEGVIPNLERRFREAESATVRDELGRFMAQRTCPECQGGRLNQRARNVRVEGVALPDIAALPIYVARERVRALEPDGARGEIARPILEEIRQRLGFLEDVGLGYLTLDRAAETLSGGEAQRIRLASQIGAGLVGVLYVLDEPSIGLHPRDHDRLLDTLRRLRDLGNSVIVVEHEPDAMRAADHIIDMGPGAGIHGGTVVAAGTPQAVAEHPDSVTGAFLSGRRTIALPQRRRPPEDERWVRMTGARGHNLQDVTAEIPVGLMTCVTGVSGSGKSTLINDTLYRSAARDLNGAQTSPAEHDRVHGLEHFEKVVDIDQSPIGRTPRSNPATYTGVFGPVRELFAATPEARARGYKPGRFSFNVQGGRCEACQGEGVVRVEMHLLPDLYVACDSCHGTRFNRETLEIRYRGYTIHEVLEMTVDQAYEFFEAVPAIRRKLETLREVGLGYLRLGQSATTLSGGEAQRVKLARELSRREHGRNLYILDEPTTGLHFADVEQLLAVLQRLCDHGNTVVVVEHDLDIMRCADWIIDLGPEGGDGGGQILAAGPPEHVAESAASYTAAYLSQALGTGPVAG; this comes from the coding sequence ATGGACCATATCCGCATCCGCGGCGCCCGCACCCACAACCTCGACAACCTGGATATCGACATCCCGCGCAACTGCCTGGTGGTGATCACCGGGCCGTCGGGGTCGGGGAAGTCGTCGCTGGCCTTCGACACCCTCTATGCGGAGGGGCAGCGGCGCTACGTAGAGTCGTTGTCCGCCTACGCGCGGCAGTTCCTGTCGATGATGGACAAGCCCGACGTGGATCACATCGAGGGGCTGTCGCCGGCGATCTCGGTCGAGCAGAAATCGGCGTCCCACAATCCGCGCTCCACGGTGGGCACCGTGACCGAGATCCACGACTACCTGCGCCTGCTCTTCGCCCGGGCCGGCATCCCGTACTGCCCCGAGCACCAGGTCGCCCTGGAGGCGAGCACGGTCTCGGAGATGGTCGATCGCATCCTGGCGGAGCCGGAGGGGAGCAAGATGATGCTGCTCGCCCCGCTGGTCGACGGGAGCCCCGGCGAGCACCGGCGCACCCTGGAGCAGCTGCGGAGCCAGGGGTATCTCCGGGTGCGGATCGACGGCCAGGTGGTGGAACTCGATCCGCTGCCCCAGCTCGACGGCGACAGCGCCCACGATATCGAGGCGGTCATCGACCGCTTTCGGGTCCGCGACGATCTCGCCGGGCGGCTGGCCGACTCCATCGAGACCGCCCTGCGCATCGGCGAGGGGGTGGTGCGGGTCGCCTGGATGGACGAGCCGGAACGCGAGGCGCTGGTCTTCTCCGCGCAGCACGCCTGCCCGGAGTGCGGCCACGCGGTGGAGCCCCTGGAGCCGCGGATGTTCTCGTTCAACAACCCTCAGGGCGCCTGCCCGACCTGCGACGGGCTGGGGACCCAGCACTTCTTCGACCCCGAGCGCGTAGTCAGCCGGCCGCAGCTGACGCCGGCCGAGGGGGCGATTCGTGGCTGGGACCGGCGCAACCTCTACTACTTCGCCATTCTGCAGGGGCTGGCGGCGCACTACGGGTTCAGTCTGGAGACCCCGTGGGCCGATCTGCCGGAGTCCACGCGACACTGCATCCTCTACGGCTCCGGCGATGAGGAGATCGTCTTCCACTACCCCGGCCGCAATGGCCACACGGAGCGCGTTCATCCCTTCGAGGGCGTGATCCCCAACCTGGAGCGGCGTTTCCGGGAGGCCGAGTCCGCCACCGTCCGCGACGAGCTGGGTCGCTTCATGGCCCAGCGCACCTGCCCGGAGTGCCAGGGCGGTCGACTGAATCAGCGCGCCCGCAACGTGCGGGTGGAGGGCGTCGCCCTGCCGGATATCGCCGCGCTACCCATCTACGTCGCCCGGGAGCGGGTGCGGGCCCTGGAGCCGGATGGGGCCCGCGGGGAGATCGCCCGGCCGATCCTCGAGGAGATCCGGCAGCGCCTGGGCTTCCTGGAGGATGTGGGGCTGGGTTACCTGACCCTGGACCGGGCGGCGGAGACCCTCTCAGGCGGCGAGGCGCAACGCATCCGCCTGGCCAGTCAGATCGGCGCTGGCTTGGTGGGGGTGCTCTACGTCCTCGACGAACCCTCCATCGGGCTGCACCCCCGGGACCACGATCGGTTGCTCGACACCCTGCGTCGGCTGCGGGATCTGGGCAACAGCGTCATCGTCGTCGAGCACGAGCCGGACGCCATGCGCGCCGCCGACCACATCATCGACATGGGGCCGGGCGCCGGGATCCACGGTGGCACGGTGGTGGCCGCCGGTACCCCGCAGGCGGTGGCCGAGCACCCGGATTCGGTCACCGGGGCGTTCCTCAGCGGCCGGCGCACCATTGCGCTGCCGCAGCGCCGGCGTCCTCCGGAGGACGAGCGCTGGGTGCGGATGACCGGCGCCCGCGGCCACAACCTGCAGGACGTGACCGCCGAGATCCCCGTGGGCTTAATGACCTGTGTCACCGGGGTCTCTGGCTCCGGTAAGTCCACGCTGATCAACGACACCCTCTACCGCAGCGCCGCCCGCGACCTCAATGGCGCCCAGACCAGCCCCGCGGAGCACGATCGCGTCCACGGTCTCGAGCACTTCGAGAAGGTGGTGGACATCGATCAGAGCCCCATCGGCCGCACGCCGCGCTCCAATCCGGCGACCTACACCGGGGTGTTCGGCCCGGTGCGCGAACTCTTCGCCGCCACGCCCGAGGCGCGCGCCCGGGGCTACAAGCCGGGGCGTTTCTCCTTCAACGTGCAGGGTGGGCGCTGCGAGGCGTGCCAGGGCGAGGGCGTGGTCCGCGTGGAGATGCACCTGCTGCCGGATCTCTACGTCGCCTGCGACAGCTGCCACGGCACTCGCTTCAACCGCGAGACCCTGGAGATCCGCTACCGCGGCTACACCATCCACGAGGTCCTGGAGATGACCGTGGACCAGGCCTACGAATTCTTCGAAGCGGTCCCCGCCATCCGCCGCAAGCTCGAGACCCTGCGCGAGGTCGGCCTGGGCTATCTGCGCCTGGGGCAGAGTGCGACGACCCTCTCCGGTGGTGAGGCGCAGCGCGTCAAGCTGGCCCGGGAGCTCTCGCGGCGCGAGCACGGGCGCAACCTCTATATCCTGGATGAGCCCACCACCGGGCTGCACTTTGCCGACGTGGAGCAGCTGCTCGCGGTGCTGCAGCGCCTGTGCGACCACGGCAACACCGTGGTGGTGGTGGAACACGACCTGGACATCATGCGCTGCGCGGACTGGATCATCGATCTGGGGCCGGAGGGCGGCGACGGCGGCGGGCAGATCCTCGCCGCTGGCCCGCCGGAGCACGTGGCCGAGAGTGCGGCCTCTTACACCGCCGCGTATCTAAGCCAGGCCCTCGGCACGGGGCCGGTCGCCGGATAG